CGGCGCGCTCGGGAGTCAGACCTCCGGCTCCATCTGCCGGCCGGCCGCCTTCTGCGGTGTCGTCGGGCTCAAGCCCACCTTCGGCCGCGTGAGCCGCCACGGCGTCCATCCCCTCGCGTGGACGCTCGATCATCCGGGTCCCATGGCGCGCACCGTGCGGGACGTCGCGATGCTCTTCGACGCGATCGCGGGACCCGATGCCGCTGATCCGACCACGCTCTCGACGCCGGCGCCGCCGCGCGCGGTGGCGGCCCTCGACGATGCGCGCGCGGCCGAGGCGGCGGTGCGGGGACTGCGCGTCGGCGTCCCCGACCGGTACTTCACGGACGGCCTCGACCCGGAGGGCGCGGCCGCGTATCGGGAGGCGCTGCGCGCGCTCGGCGATCTCGGCTGCCGGATCGACGAGGTACGCCTGCCCGACCTATTCGCCGCGGCCATGGACGCGCACGAGCTCATCCACCACGTCGAGGCCGCCGCCGTCCACGCCGACACGTACCGCACCCGCGCCGGCGAGTACGGTCACAAGCTTCGCGCCATCATCGAGGCCGGATTTCACGTGCCCGCCCCGGCGTACGTGCGCGCGCAGCAGATCCGCACGCTGACGATCGAGGCGATGCGGACCGTGATGGGCGCCGTGGACGTGCTGGCCACGCCGTCCGCGCCCGGCCCCGCCCCGGCGGGCCTCGCCGGCACCGGCTCGCCGGTCTACAACAAGCCGTTCAGCTTTCTCGGTTTCCCGAGCGTCACGGTGCCGTGCGGCTTCACGACCGGCGGGCTGCCGCTGGGGCTGCAGCTCGGCGGCCGGCCGTTCGAGGAAGTGACGATCCTCCGGCTCGCGGCGGCCTACGAACGGGCGACCCGCTGGGGCGCGCGCGCACCGGCCCTCTAGCGGGCGTTGGCGCGGACGGCCCTCGGTGCCTGAACGCGGCGTGCTGGTCAAGGCCTGCCTGAACGGCGGCCGGCGGCGGGCCGACCATGCGGCGACCCCGGTGACTCCGCGGGAACTGGCGGCGGACGCGCGCGCGGCGATCGCGGCCGGCGCCGCGGCGCTCCACGTGCATCCCCGCGCCGGCGACGAGCGCGAAACGCTCGATCCCGCGGCCTGCGCGGCCGCCGTCGCGGCGATCCGCGGCGACTGTCCGGGAATCCCGGTGGGCCTCAGCACGGCGGCGTGGATCGCGTCCGGCCCTCGGGCGCGCCTGGCGCACATCGAGGCGTGGACCGTGCTGCCGGAGTTCGCCTCGGTCAACTTCTCCGAGCCCGGCACCGCCGACGTGTGCGCGGTTCTGCTGCGCCGCGGGGTCGGGATCGAGGCGGGCCTCTGGTCGATGGAGGACGCCAGGGCCTTCATCGCGAGCGGTCTCGCCGGCCGGTGCCTGCGCGTCCTCGTGGAAACGCAGCCCGCGGACCCGGAGGAGGCGGTCGCCGCGGCGGCGGCGATCGACGCCGCACTCGACGCCGCGGGGATCGGGCTGCCGCGCGTGCATCACGGGGAGGGTCCGGCGACCTGGGCGGTGCTCGCGGCCGCGCTCGACCGCGGCCGTGACATCCGCGTCGGCCTGGAGGACACCGTGACTCTCCCCGACGGACGCCGCGCGCCGGACAACGCGGCGCTCGTCGCCGAGGCGGTCCGGATGGTGCGGCGGCACGGCCGGGAGCCGGCCTGATCCGGCCGCCCGATCGCGGCGGCGGGAGCGTCGCCCGCGAGACTACTTCTGCACGTGCTGCCGGCGAATCGCCTCTTCCGTCTCCAGAATGTCCCGCGCGACTTCCCGCACGGCGCGGCGAAGATGGCGGCTCCGCCGGTGCAGCAGGTGGTGCGCATCGTCTTCGCTGAGGTTGAGGCGCTGCATCAGAATGCCCTTGGCGCGCTCGACCAGCTTGCGCGTTTCGAGCGCGTCTTTGGCGGCGTGCAGTTCGTCCCACCGCGCGGCGGCGACCTCCACGGCCGCGAGGATCTCACCTTCGCGGACGGGCTTTACGATGTAGCCGTAGCCTCCCGCCTCCGCGGCCTCGAAGAGCAGCCGCCGGTCGCTGAAGGCGGTCAGAAAGACGACCGGAACCGGAAACTCGGCCCGCAGCCGCCGCGCCACCTCCATCCCGTCGGGGGAGGGCATCCGGATATCCAGCAGCGCGAGGTCGGGCACGACCTCGGGGATGACCTTGAGCGCGTCGCTCCCCGAAGACGCTTCCCCGACCACGGTGTGCCCGGCATCTTCCAGGATCGCGCGCACCCCCATCCGGATCACCGCTTCGTCGTCGACGATGACGACGCGCTTGCCTGCGATGGTACCGACTCGTCCAGCCATGTCCTCTCGCAGCCTCCTCTGAGATCGCACGCCTGCGGCGGCGGGCCGGCAAGAAAACCAAACGGCCCCCGGCGATGCACGCCGAAGGCCTCGGGGCCTGCCGCACCATCCGCACGCGTCGAGGCGGCGGATCTTGCGTCGTTCAGGTGGTCGTTCCGATTGATTGTATAACACACGGGGGCGCACGCCGCAAGGAAAATCACCCCGGCCGGCGCCGCCTCCCTTTGTACGAGTTTTCGCTCAACCCGACGCGGTTGTTAACCCCCGCATAATCTTCGCGCGCTAGGCTGAGGGCATCCGGTTCATCGCCCGCCGCCGGCCTGCTGCCAAATCCGGACCAGCATGACGATGGCCGCGATCATGTCGGCGAGATCGACCGCCGGATTCTCGATCAGACGCGCGATCATCATCCCCACCACGACGATGATTGCCGAGAAGAGGACCTTGGTGACAAAGACCGACCACCGCTCGAGGTCGGTCCGCGAGCCCTGAGACGACGGCCGGCCCGTGCCCGGCCACCCGGTGCCGAGTCCCCCACCATTCCCCCTCGGCGCCACCCGGGCACGGGCTTGGTCGTATGCACGGCGAAGGGCCGGATCGCCCAGCACCGCGTAGGCCTCGTTGAGCAACTTCGCGCGCTCCTCGTCCCCGCCGAGGTCGGGGTGGCCCCCCATCTCCCCCATCAGGGTCCGGTAGGCCTTCTTGACCATCTCCGCCGACGCGCGGGGGTGCACCTGCAGGATCTCGTAATAGTCGACGTCAGGACGGAATCGCATCG
This genomic window from bacterium contains:
- a CDS encoding amidase, with amino-acid sequence MAEPWALSASDAAAEIAAGRLSPLELLDATLDRIERIESRVQAWARVQAGDARGAARRLTELGRSGSHAGPLHGIPVGLKDIFYTAGLETSCGSRIMAGFVPAYDATAVARLRQAGAVVVGKTHTTEFASFDPSPARNPWALDHTPGGSSSGSAAALAARMCGGALGSQTSGSICRPAAFCGVVGLKPTFGRVSRHGVHPLAWTLDHPGPMARTVRDVAMLFDAIAGPDAADPTTLSTPAPPRAVAALDDARAAEAAVRGLRVGVPDRYFTDGLDPEGAAAYREALRALGDLGCRIDEVRLPDLFAAAMDAHELIHHVEAAAVHADTYRTRAGEYGHKLRAIIEAGFHVPAPAYVRAQQIRTLTIEAMRTVMGAVDVLATPSAPGPAPAGLAGTGSPVYNKPFSFLGFPSVTVPCGFTTGGLPLGLQLGGRPFEEVTILRLAAAYERATRWGARAPAL
- a CDS encoding 3-keto-5-aminohexanoate cleavage protein, giving the protein MPERGVLVKACLNGGRRRADHAATPVTPRELAADARAAIAAGAAALHVHPRAGDERETLDPAACAAAVAAIRGDCPGIPVGLSTAAWIASGPRARLAHIEAWTVLPEFASVNFSEPGTADVCAVLLRRGVGIEAGLWSMEDARAFIASGLAGRCLRVLVETQPADPEEAVAAAAAIDAALDAAGIGLPRVHHGEGPATWAVLAAALDRGRDIRVGLEDTVTLPDGRRAPDNAALVAEAVRMVRRHGREPA
- a CDS encoding response regulator; protein product: MAGRVGTIAGKRVVIVDDEAVIRMGVRAILEDAGHTVVGEASSGSDALKVIPEVVPDLALLDIRMPSPDGMEVARRLRAEFPVPVVFLTAFSDRRLLFEAAEAGGYGYIVKPVREGEILAAVEVAAARWDELHAAKDALETRKLVERAKGILMQRLNLSEDDAHHLLHRRSRHLRRAVREVARDILETEEAIRRQHVQK
- a CDS encoding J domain-containing protein, producing the protein MRFRPDVDYYEILQVHPRASAEMVKKAYRTLMGEMGGHPDLGGDEERAKLLNEAYAVLGDPALRRAYDQARARVAPRGNGGGLGTGWPGTGRPSSQGSRTDLERWSVFVTKVLFSAIIVVVGMMIARLIENPAVDLADMIAAIVMLVRIWQQAGGGR